The following is a genomic window from Sphingobacterium spiritivorum.
GGATTATCATATAACGTAGCAAGCCCCTGCCCCTTTAGTAAAATAGCTTGAATGCCTGATTTCTGGAATAAAGCAAGCTGTTCATTGATCACAGAATTCATTACGGTGTTTCGCTGTTTTGTTTTCTCGACTCTTACCACCCACTTGATTAATACTTCCTTAGGAGGCAGAAATGAAGAATTAAGATGTTCGAAAGCATCAAATACTATAGCCTCCACAGTTTGATTTACGCACAATACAAATAATTCTTCCCACTCCTCATTTGATAAGGAAAATGCATTATCTTGGTCAACAGGTGTACTCCAAAGACCTGACCGCAAAAGTTTAAAGAATACTTCTGTTACTTTATTTTTTATCATGTCAGATATCTTTTAGCAAGCCTTCACTTTGAAGTTGCTTCATCAACTCGTTTGCATCCTGATTAGCTGTTTTCGGACTTAAATTATAATTATCCTGTAATAATTTTGCAATTGTCGAAACAGAAAATTCAATATTTTGTAATTCATTCCATATAAATGCTGCTGTTTCGTTAAGTGTATAAGCTTTGGACATATCAACCATGTCCTGACCGGGATCAACGATAATATATTCCTCACCGATCTTCCTCAAACGGATATCTGTTCTCAATCT
Proteins encoded in this region:
- a CDS encoding PqqD family protein, with the protein product MMRLRTDIRLRKIGEEYIIVDPGQDMVDMSKAYTLNETAAFIWNELQNIEFSVSTIAKLLQDNYNLSPKTANQDANELMKQLQSEGLLKDI